A single genomic interval of Rosistilla ulvae harbors:
- a CDS encoding class I SAM-dependent methyltransferase, with protein MDVVNESIYDHPKYYDLVFGADCAAEMGFIRDINDVYLGGKARRLFEPACGTGRLLYGLAKHDFEVSGIDLNPKAVEFCNKRFERKGMKPTAWVADMSDFKPKRKWDLAFNTINSFRHLTTAQTAHDHMRCMAAGTKKGGIYLVGIHLTPTAAAPSEEESWAARRGHLSIVTQMWTIERAPRKRMERFGIRFDIFTPKGQKRIADELRLRSYTPKQFQSLIDTEGSWEIAGTYDFGYDVSEPITVDASCEDVVYVLRKRG; from the coding sequence GTGGATGTTGTCAACGAAAGTATCTACGACCACCCGAAGTACTACGACCTCGTCTTTGGCGCCGACTGCGCCGCCGAGATGGGCTTCATCCGCGATATCAACGACGTCTATCTGGGCGGCAAGGCGCGGCGGTTGTTCGAACCGGCCTGCGGCACCGGACGATTGCTGTACGGTCTTGCCAAACACGACTTCGAAGTCTCCGGGATCGACCTGAATCCCAAAGCTGTCGAGTTCTGCAACAAACGTTTCGAACGCAAAGGCATGAAACCGACGGCCTGGGTCGCTGACATGAGCGACTTCAAGCCGAAGCGAAAATGGGACCTCGCCTTTAATACGATCAACAGCTTCCGCCACCTGACGACCGCCCAAACCGCTCACGATCACATGCGTTGCATGGCGGCAGGGACGAAAAAGGGAGGCATCTACCTGGTGGGGATCCATCTGACGCCTACGGCGGCGGCCCCCAGCGAAGAGGAGTCGTGGGCGGCGCGGCGTGGACACCTGTCGATCGTGACGCAGATGTGGACCATCGAACGCGCTCCGCGAAAACGGATGGAACGCTTTGGGATCCGATTTGATATCTTCACCCCCAAGGGGCAGAAGCGGATTGCCGACGAATTGCGGCTGCGATCTTATACGCCCAAGCAATTCCAGTCGCTGATCGATACCGAGGGTAGCTGGGAGATCGCCGGGACCTACGACTTCGGCTACGACGTTTCGGAGCCGATCACGGTCGATGCCAGTTGCGAAGACGTCGTCTACGTGCTGCGGAAGCGCGGATGA
- a CDS encoding DinB family protein — MSVELDIETVEKSRAVALGQIEFARQYTLELLDNTPQELWFQMPAGLPTHVAWQVGHLAYSQYGLLVFRQRGREPEDLELVPGTFRKKYGRGTTPDADPAGQPTPDELLQRLSTIHQRSIEVVTESSPQRLLEPIDMPYAVYPNKLGAILFCPLHEHIHAGQIGLLRRMLGLNPVR; from the coding sequence ATGAGCGTTGAGCTAGATATCGAAACGGTCGAGAAGAGCCGAGCGGTGGCATTGGGGCAAATCGAATTTGCTCGCCAGTACACCCTCGAACTGCTCGACAACACGCCGCAAGAATTGTGGTTTCAAATGCCCGCCGGCCTGCCGACTCACGTCGCTTGGCAAGTCGGCCACCTCGCCTATTCGCAGTACGGCCTGCTGGTCTTCCGGCAGCGCGGCCGCGAGCCCGAGGACCTTGAATTGGTCCCCGGCACGTTCCGCAAGAAGTACGGCCGCGGAACGACGCCCGACGCCGATCCGGCTGGCCAGCCGACGCCCGACGAACTGCTGCAACGGCTCAGCACGATCCACCAACGGTCGATCGAGGTTGTGACCGAAAGCTCGCCGCAGCGACTGCTCGAACCGATCGACATGCCCTACGCGGTCTATCCGAACAAACTGGGGGCGATTCTGTTTTGCCCGCTGCACGAACATATCCATGCCGGACAAATCGGTCTGCTGCGGCGGATGCTCGGCCTGAATCCCGTCCGATAA
- a CDS encoding adenylate/guanylate cyclase domain-containing protein, which yields MLDLVVQGSRNEDRWRRPVSDLDASHPIVLGRDAGTWSIPWDDRISRQHVRMTREGKQLRIRRIAAARNPIFFKGQQSEEFLISVGEHFVVGATTFTLVDRPQLDSPDPEGELTQHAFDAQQLRRNPFRDAGQRIEVLRRLPELISGSNSDQELWVRVATVLLQGIPSASAVAVVGLNRSDTPEISVQHFDSRVPTSQERAPSASLVRKSLESGESILHLWNGGRESQFTQLDGIDWAFCVPVISGTDGLGLYVAGAMAGLFNGPAGNAASQAADVLQDDLKFSELVATTIGNLRDMRALQRRQAGLQQFFAPVVMNALGNKETEDALAPRETELSALFCDLRGFSRQSEKAQGRLLELLERVSEALGVMTRHILDSGGVIGDFHGDAAMGFWGWPIAQVDAPGRACAAALAILEEFTSAGSDGRLADFRCGIGISSGRAVAGRIGTVDQVKVTAFGPVVNLSSRLEGMTKQLSAEILVDEITARYVRDFVPPTTCRIRRLARVRPAGIETPLVVSQILPPEGPLCGLTDADIATYEEALDALLDKRWGDAFERLHAVPAADRAKDFLTVYIAQHGRVAPSDWNGVIDLPKY from the coding sequence ATGTTGGATCTGGTTGTCCAAGGTTCGCGCAACGAAGACCGTTGGCGTCGACCGGTCTCCGACCTCGATGCCAGCCATCCGATCGTGTTGGGTCGCGACGCGGGGACGTGGTCGATTCCCTGGGACGATCGGATCTCGAGGCAACATGTGCGCATGACGCGCGAGGGGAAACAGCTGCGGATTCGCAGGATCGCCGCGGCTCGGAACCCGATCTTTTTTAAGGGCCAGCAGAGCGAAGAGTTCCTGATATCGGTCGGCGAACATTTTGTCGTCGGCGCCACAACGTTCACCCTGGTCGATCGCCCGCAGCTCGATTCGCCCGATCCCGAGGGCGAGCTAACTCAACACGCCTTCGACGCTCAACAATTGCGTCGCAATCCGTTTCGCGATGCTGGCCAACGGATCGAGGTCCTGCGGCGGCTGCCCGAACTGATCTCCGGCAGCAACAGCGATCAAGAGCTCTGGGTTCGCGTGGCGACGGTGCTGCTGCAGGGGATCCCCAGCGCATCGGCGGTCGCCGTCGTCGGGCTCAATCGCAGCGACACTCCAGAAATCAGCGTCCAGCATTTTGATAGCCGCGTGCCGACGTCGCAGGAACGCGCCCCCAGCGCCAGCTTGGTCCGCAAGTCGCTGGAATCGGGGGAGAGCATTTTGCATTTGTGGAACGGCGGCCGGGAGTCGCAGTTCACGCAGCTCGACGGAATCGACTGGGCCTTCTGCGTCCCCGTGATCTCGGGGACCGACGGGCTCGGTTTGTATGTCGCCGGAGCGATGGCGGGACTGTTCAACGGCCCCGCTGGAAACGCTGCGTCGCAAGCTGCCGACGTCTTGCAGGACGATTTAAAGTTCTCCGAATTGGTCGCGACCACGATCGGCAATCTCCGCGACATGCGTGCCCTGCAGCGCCGCCAGGCCGGCTTGCAACAGTTCTTCGCGCCGGTGGTGATGAACGCCTTGGGGAACAAAGAGACCGAAGACGCGCTGGCGCCGCGCGAGACCGAACTGTCGGCACTGTTCTGCGATCTTCGCGGGTTCTCGCGGCAGAGTGAAAAGGCGCAAGGTCGGTTGCTGGAATTGCTGGAACGGGTCAGCGAAGCCCTCGGCGTGATGACGCGGCACATCCTCGATTCGGGCGGCGTGATCGGCGACTTTCACGGCGACGCGGCGATGGGATTTTGGGGCTGGCCGATCGCTCAAGTCGATGCGCCCGGCCGCGCTTGCGCCGCCGCATTGGCGATCCTCGAAGAGTTCACATCAGCCGGCAGCGATGGTCGGCTGGCCGATTTCCGCTGCGGGATCGGGATCTCCAGCGGACGCGCCGTCGCGGGGCGGATCGGGACTGTCGACCAAGTGAAGGTGACAGCGTTTGGCCCGGTCGTGAACCTCTCCAGCCGCTTGGAAGGGATGACGAAACAGTTGTCGGCGGAGATCTTGGTCGACGAAATCACCGCTCGATATGTCCGCGACTTCGTCCCGCCAACGACCTGCCGGATCCGACGACTGGCCCGCGTCCGGCCGGCCGGAATCGAAACGCCACTGGTCGTCAGCCAGATCCTGCCTCCCGAAGGTCCGCTGTGTGGGCTGACCGATGCTGACATCGCTACTTATGAAGAGGCGCTCGACGCGCTGTTGGACAAGCGTTGGGGAGATGCCTTTGAACGCTTGCACGCGGTCCCGGCAGCGGACCGCGCCAAGGACTTCTTAACCGTCTATATCGCCCAACATGGCCGCGTCGCGCCGTCGGACTGGAACGGCGTGATCGACCTGCCGAAGTACTGA